A section of the Sebastes fasciatus isolate fSebFas1 chromosome 21, fSebFas1.pri, whole genome shotgun sequence genome encodes:
- the olfm3a gene encoding noelin-3a: MRVLLSVLYPVLSLTIFGLYPSMTIGPKEGWQVYSSAQDADGRCICTVVAPEQSLCSRDAKSRQLRQLLEKVQNMSQSIEVLNLRTQRDFQYVMKMENQMKGLRTKFRQIEDDRKSIIARNFQELKDKMDELKPLIPVLEQYKMDAALISTFKEEIRNLSAALTSIQEELGAFDYDELYQRVLRLDSRLRSCMGKLTCGKLMKITGPVTIKTSGTRFGAWMTDPLASTRNNRVWYMDSYTNSKIVREFKTMDDFVAGVVSRTYSLPFKWEGTNHMVYNGSLYYNKYQSNIIVKYSFDSGSVLAQRALEFAGFHNMYPYTWGGYSDIDVMADELGMWVVYATNQNAGNVVVSQMDPDTLQVLKTWNTEYSKRNAGESFMICGTLYITNSHLSGAKVYYSYSTKTSSYEYIDIPFHNQYFHISMLDYNARERALYAWNNGHQVVFNVTLFHVIKTDDDS, from the exons ACTATCGGCCCAAAGGAGGGCTGGCAGGTGTACAGCTCGGCCCAGGATGCTGATGGCCGCTGTATCTGCACAGTGGTGGCACCAGAACAGAGCTTGTGCTCCAGAGATGCCAAGAGCAGACAGCTCCGCCAGCTACTAGAGAAG GTGCAGAACATGTCTCAGTCCATTGAGGTGCTGAACCTGCGAACTCAGAGGGATTTCCAATATGTCATGAAGATGGAGAACCAGATGAAGGGCCTGAGGACCAAGTTCAGACAGATTGAGGATGACAGGAAATCCATCATCGCCAGAAACTTCCAG GAGCTTAAGGACAAGATGGACGAGCTGAAGCCGCTGATCCCTGTGCTGGAGCAGTACAAGATGGATGCTGCGCTCATTTCCACGTTCAAGGAGGAGATCAGGAACCTCTCAGCAGCGCTGACAAGCATCCAGGAGGAGCTCGGGGCCTTTGACTACGATGAGCTCTATCAGCGAGTCCTGCGACTGGACAGCCGGCTCCGCAGCTGTATGGGCAAACTAA CGTGTGGGAAATTAATGAAAATCACTGGACCTGTTACAATAAAGACATCTGGAACCCGGTTTGGGGCATGGATGACTGATCCTCTTGCATCAACCAGAAACAACAGG GTTTGGTATATGGACAGTTACACTAACAGCAAGATTGTGCGTGAGTTCAAGACAATGGACGACTTTGTCGCAGGGGTGGTTTCCCGAACGTACAGCCTCCCGTTTAAATGGGAGGGAACCAATCACATGGTCTACAACGGATCGCTTTACTACAACAAGTACCAGAGCAACATTATCGTCAAGTACAGCTTCGACTCGGGCAGCGTGCTGGCTCAGCGAGCTCTGGAGTTCGCCggcttccacaacatgtacccGTACACGTGGGGAGGGTACTCCGACATCGACGTCATGGCTGACGAGCTGGGAATGTGGGTCGTGTACGCGACCAATCAAAACGCCGGGAATGTCGTCGTCTCCCAGATGGACCCCGACACCCTGCAGGTGCTGAAGACTTGGAACACCGAATACTCCAAAAGGAACGCGGGTGAGTCATTCATGATCTGTGGGACGCTCTATATCACTAACTCTCACCTGTCGGGAGCGAAGGTTTACTACTCTTACTCTACGAAGACTTCGAGTTACGAATACATAGACATCCCTTTCCACAACCAGTATTTTCACATCTCCATGCTCGACTACAACGCCAGAGAGAGAGCACTGTACGCCTGGAATAACGGACACCAGGTAGTATTTAACGTCACCCTCTTTCACGTCATAAAAACTGATGATGACTCTTAA